The nucleotide sequence GTACAGCGTCGAGATCATCTCTTTGGGCAAGGGAAATCCGGCGGTGCAGGAGGTGGCAGAACAGTTTTATCGAGAACTGACCGATCAGGCGGTTCAAGTTTTGTATGATGATCGTGATGAATCTCCCGGAGTCAAATTTAACGATGCCGATCTCATCGGTATTCCATGGCGCCTGCAGGTTGGCCAAAAGGGGCTTGTCAAGGGAGAGGTTGAGATTAAGTCGCGCAAAACGGGGGAGATCATTGTCGTCAAGACGGAAGCAGCGGTCTCTTTGCTAAAAGAGAAAATTTCTGTTTAGGTGCTACCGATTCGAGACAGGTGACTTGACAGCACTCATTAATGTGACCATAATGGTCATCATCTATGGTGAAAACAGCTATTTCGAAGTTAAAGGCCTCTTTGAGTGAGTACCTCTCCAAGGTAAAAAGGGGGGGAGAAATTATCGTGACCGATCGCGGACATCCGATTGCGAAACTTGTCCCTTTTACGGTTGCCAGTTCTACCAGTGCAGAGCGGCAACGGCTCATTAGAGAAGGACTTATCGAACCAGGAAGGACGGGCAGGGTTCCACGTAACTTTCTTCAACAACCAAAAATAAAGGATCCCGAGGGGCTTATTTTAAAAGCACTTCTTGAGGAACGGAGGGAGGGACGGTGAGGTATTGGGACTCTTCGGCGCTCATCCCTTTGGTTCTGGATGAACCTCGAGCCGATCAGGTTCGAAGTTTCATTATTGAGGACTCCTCGATTATTTCGTGGTGGGGGACACCTGTGGAATGTTTCTCGGCCCTCTGCCGGCGCAAGAAAGAAGGTGTTTTAAAAGAAGAGGATTTTTCTCAGGCAAGGAAAGAATTTGATCAGTTAATGGCAGAAATAGACCTTGTTACTCCATCACGCGATCTGCGCGAAAGGGCTCTTAAAGTTATTTCTCTCCACGCTCTTCGTTCCGGCGACGCCTTTCAGCTCGCAGCGGCCCTTCGTTGGTGTCGAGAACAAAGCCGTGGGGCGGTCCTCGTAACATTAGATGACCGACTTCGCAGAGCAGCCTTGGATGAGGGGTTTACGGTTCTTCCATAGACCGGAGAATTCTCAAAAAAATCCTTTATTGACCTTAAGTTATTTGTAGCCATAAATCAGAGGTATGACAGATGACCGCCTCATTGTCGCGCTCGATCTTCCTTCTCTTAAAGAGGCCCAAAAGATAGTTCGGCTTCTCTCTCCCATCGTTAGTTTTTACAAAATTG is from Deltaproteobacteria bacterium and encodes:
- a CDS encoding type II toxin-antitoxin system VapC family toxin — translated: MRYWDSSALIPLVLDEPRADQVRSFIIEDSSIISWWGTPVECFSALCRRKKEGVLKEEDFSQARKEFDQLMAEIDLVTPSRDLRERALKVISLHALRSGDAFQLAAALRWCREQSRGAVLVTLDDRLRRAALDEGFTVLP
- a CDS encoding type II toxin-antitoxin system prevent-host-death family antitoxin, whose translation is MVKTAISKLKASLSEYLSKVKRGGEIIVTDRGHPIAKLVPFTVASSTSAERQRLIREGLIEPGRTGRVPRNFLQQPKIKDPEGLILKALLEERREGR